AACTCCTGAAGGCCTGCCTGCGACAACATGGCTCGGTGCATCAGCACTGCCATGACCGCTCCAAGTGCGCGCCGCGATCTGGAGTTTCGCTGATCCTGGTGATGTTCGCCTTGAGCATGTCGCTGGTCTTAACATACTCATTCATTCAGACACAAAGCGTACAGACTCAAATCTCCGCGAATGGATCACGTCGCGACCTGGCACGGAATGCAGCACGGGCCGGCATTTCAGATGCCCTTAATCGACTGAATTCACTCGACTGGCAAGGCGTCAGCGATCAGTACGAGCGACCATTTCAAGCAGACGCGGATGGCGATTGCAGTTATGCGGTTTCTTTCGCCGCCGTCGGTAATTCGCTCAGTTCGGTACTCGAACTCAACGTCTCTTCGCGGGGGACCTGGACGTCTGCCGCCGATTCCAACATGAAATCAGAACACGAGATTACCGCCCGGGTTCGGCTGGTACCGCGAATTCAGGGACGGACGATTCTGCCGGGCGACTCTGAGGTGGCTTCTGACCAGATCAACAATGACGGCGACTTCGATCGCGTCACAGACTATGTGCTGTTCGCAGAGCAGGGTTACACGTCACTCAACTTCGATCCGGGCACTCGCTTCGACGGGAACATCTGGATCTACGATCAATACAACATGTTCTCCGACCCGGCCTGGAGCTCTTCTATTCGAGATACTTATCTGCAGGATGTGGGGAACCGGTTTGTCTCGTTTCCCGAGGGATCAACCAGCCTGTCCGACGCCCGGATCTCCACGCCCCACCCGATTGCGGGGAATGTCACTTTTTATAACTACCCCAATTACGCGGTCCGCGATGATCTGTCTGACCTGAAAGTGAACTGGTCGACGACAGGCGAGCGATTGACCATTCCCAGCACCGATTATGCCGCTTTCTCCTCGTACCGACTGTATGCAGGGGGGCCTCTATATCAGGCCGAACGGTTGGGTTCGACTCTGTATAACCGGACTTTGAAACCGACGGCCGACAACCCCCTGGGCATCTATTATCGCTCGGGAAATCTCAGCGTGTATGACAGCGTGACCATTCAGGGGACGCTGGTCTGTACGGGGAAAATCTATTTTTATGGCAAACAGATCCATCTGACCGCCTTTAACTGGAAAGACGATAGCGGAGACGCGATCGTGACGGATTCTCAACTCTGGCCCCAGTTACCCAGCATGGTCGCCCACGACATTGAGTTCGGACGTGAGTCGCAGACCACCGTCGAGGGTGCCACCGTCTGTCAGGGGAGTGTGAAAGGGGGGGGCGGCTCGCTCAGCTATCCTTCCGCACTCAATATCAGTCTGAGTGGTACGGCGACAGCGGCTCCCCAGGGCCAACCTTACAGCACGATTCAGTTGCAGGAATACAAAATTCTCAGCAGCCTGACAGCGAATGGCGACTATGCGATCTGGCTGGAAACAACGGGTACGGGGAACACGGGCACGACAGGCAGCTGGTATCCCATCGTTGGCTTTGACCACGGTCAGCAGCAGTTGACGGTTCGGGGAGAAATCGAACAGTCCACCCCCACCTCTTATCGCATTGAACGACACAAACGCAACCTGATTCAAATTCGTGGGCCGGTCTGTGCAGAAACCTATGACTTCTACCGGATCAACGAATGGGTGCTGTACAGCTCTCTGTGGAACGACCGGAAGAGCAACTGGAATTATACGAATTATCTGAGAAGTATTCTGGGAATGAGCGACATCGGTTTCAGTGAATGGCTGGAATACCCGGGTAACTTTGCCGGCTGGGACAGTTACTACCAGACCTACGGAATCAGCCTCGAACCTACGTTGCAGATCCAAAACCTGGTCGAACGGGAATACCGCTGGGAGCCTCCGCTGTTTCAACCCTACGACGGAGGCGATGCCAACCCGGAACTCGCCGGATATCGCTGGTCATTGATTGACTGGAACGAAACAAACTAAACGACAGAACCATGATTAACAGCCGACACCAACCAACCTGGGAACACAGCAGAGGGGCCTGCAGCATGCAGTGCACCCGACCGCGGATCCTGCGCACGGTACAGAATCAATGTGGACGGGCGGGCTTCACGCTGGTTGAACTGTTGATTGTGGTCGTACTGATTTCAATCCTGGCTTCGGTCTCGCTGCTTTCCATTGACTCAAGTACTTCGCATTCCCTGGAGACCACAGCGCGGATGCTGGTGGCTGACCTGCGGCTGGCGCGGAATCATGCCATTCAGTTCAACAGCGAATACACGGTGGAATTCGATCTCAATACGCAGACATACGAAATCGTACACAGCGGGGCAGGTACCGCACCTGTGCCGGAAAACAGCCTGGCGGGGTCAACCGCAGACAAAACGAAATACATACAATCCGTACAGAAAGATACTCTGAACCTGCCCGATCGGGTCGTCATCAGCCAGATCTATCTGAAGACCTCTGACACTGAAGTACGCGACCTGGCTTTTGGAGCAATGGGAGGCACCGGGCCGGGACGCAGCGAAGATACCATGCTTGTCATCTCCACGACTCGCAACGGGACCACCTTTTCCATCCCGATTACGGTCTCCTGGATTACAGGCCAGGCGTGGGCAGATGAAATACAGACCAACTGAAACTAGAGAAATACCTGATAATAGACAGAATCAATCAACATGATTTCCTTACCTCGTTCACAATATACACCCATCGGTTTGCAGCTGGGCCCCAGTTCGGCCACGCTGGTGCAGTTGACCGGCCCGAAACAGAATCGGGTCGTGCATGCCATTGCCCAGGAGCAGTTCGATCTGGATGACCGACTCACTGCCGATGAACGCGACACAAAGATCGCCGCTGAACTACGGCGGATCCTGGTCGACCATCATTTCAAAGGCCGCCGTGTGATCAGCTGCCTGGGTTCGCAGGAGCTGTTCATTCAAAACGTGAGACTGCCTCAACTGCCGACAGAAGAAATCGCGAAAGTCGTCGCCTGGGAGGCGGAAGAACGTCTGCCTTACCCGGTTACGGAAGCGGAAATCCGTCATCTGCCTGCAGGACAGGTACGACAGGAATCGAACACCAAGCAGGAAGTGATCCTGCTGGCCTGTCACAACGGAATTCTGGAACGACATTTGAATCTGCTGGAACAGGCGGGACTGACTGCAGAGGCGATTGACGTTGAGCCATCGGCCACGCTGCGTTGTTTTCATGATGAGAAACGTGAGCTGCAATTGAACTCGGTGAGCTGTTATCTGAATTTTGGTGACGCCGCCACCACCGTGATTTTCGCCGATCAGCAGAACGTATTGTTTCTCAAATACATTATGCAGGGGAGTAATCACCTGGACCGGGCCGTGGCTGACAATCTGGATCTGCCACTGACCGAGGCGATTCGTCTGCGAAAGATCGTGACTAATTCTCCGACGCTGGATGCCAGTGATGAGCTGCACCGGTCGGTGATTGATTCGATCCGCTCACTGCTGGAATCGATCAGCACTGAAGTGGAGAACTGCCTGCGATATTACAAAGTGACTTTTCGCGGAAAGAAACTGGACCAGCTGGTGGTGACGGGCAACGAATCGAGTCCCTGGCTGATCGACTTTCTTTCAGAGCGGCTGAATACAGACTGCCGGATGGGAAATCCGTTCGAACGTCTCAAGAGCTGGCCGACTTCCACCTCGATTCTGGAACGCCCCGGCAGATGGAGTACCGCCATGGGACTGGCCATGAAAGAAAGTTCCGACAAATAACACAGTATCAGAGATACATCTGAGACAAACCATATTCCAACAAGATAGATACCAGCGAATCCGAGAGCCGGATTTGTCTGCAACCCGTTAAGGGCGAGAGCATGATACCTGAAATTGATTTTTTACCTGCCAGTTATCGCGAAGTGCGACGACGACACCGGAACCGGATCTGGCGTCGTTCGATTGTCGTCATCTTCCTCACGCTGGTCACCTTGAGCACCGTGCGACAGCGGGAGATCCAGCACGAACTGCAGTCGAAAAAGGAAACGCTGGAAAAGCACATCCAGCAGATGCATGAGCAATTGCAGGACCCTGCACGGCTGACACAGCAGATTGAGCTTGCCGACGTGCGGGCCGATCTGCTGGCAGGGTTGCTGCTGGATGAATCACCGGCACAACTCCTGGCGATCACCAGCCACTCTCTGCCCGAATATGTTTCATTAAACGAGTTTCAATTCCTGTTTGAAAAAGTGGCGGGTAAAGAAAAGCCGACGAATGTCAAACAGAAAAAAGCACCAGAGAACGTGGTTCCTGAAAAGCTGGATCTCGAGAAGCTGAAACAGCACCGGACGGACGAACAACTGGTGCTGCTGGTGCAGGGGATCGCCCCCGACCATCTTTCGATCTCTGATTATATGTCAAACCTGGATCGACTGGGCGTGTTTAAAGCCATCGATCTGATTCAATCCAACGAGACGATGTTCGAAGGAGAAACGATGCGGCAGTTCCGACTTCGTATCGTGGTGAAAGCACCAGGCATGTTTCTTCCCCCACTCGATCACCGGTTGACCGCCGGCCTGGATCACCCCCTGACAGGAGGTTATGGCCATGAATGAAAAATTACGACGCGACAGCCTGATCACCATCATCAGCCTGGCGGTAGTGGTCGCCTTGTTTACCTTTGTGATTTACCTGCCGGGGCTCAAGAGCAAACAGCAGCTCAATAAGCAGATCGCCTCCATCCAGGAACAGATCCGCGCGATCCCCACCAAGGTTGAACAACTCGAACAGTTGCAGGAGGAGTTGCAGCAGCGCGAGGCATTCATCAATCGCATGAAAAAACACATCCCCACGGATAAAGATACGCACCGGGTTCTGCAGCGGGTGGCACAACTGGCGAATAGTTCCTCGCTGACGGTTTCTTCTCTAAACCCAGGTGAGCCTGTGCCTTATGCAACCTATCTGAGGCAGCCGTTCACGGTCAATGTGAGCGGGCCTTACAAGGGGCTGATCCAGTTTCTGAATGGTCTGGATACCGACAGTCGGCTGTTTACCGTCTCCAATCTGATGCTTACGAGTCAATATGGAGAAAATACGGGCCTTGTTAAAGGAACCGTCGAGCTGTCAGTTTACGTATTACGCGATACTGAGAGTGATTTTTCCGATTTTAAGGAAAATAGGGTCAGCCGGTCCTTTCTTTCGACCGATAAAAGATAAAGAGACACTCCCCTTCAAGCTATCCCTGAGGTGAACTTCGAAAACAGGCGTTCTCGCTCATGAACCGAATTTAGATCCGTTTCCCTTCTTACAGTCATCTATTCCAGATGTGGTGAACTACACGTGAAATCGTTCAGCCAACAATTAGTACATGATTTGAAGGTCAGCTGGCAGAAAACCCTGATGTTAGGGGTGTTGCTGCTGGTCGGTCTGTACTTCTGGATTCCGCCACTGTATCGCGCCATGCGGGGCACTACCGCTCCCGAATTGACGCCCGCGAAAGTGAGTCCGGCACCGATTCCACAACGGCCTCCGGTCGAGACGGAGATGAGTTTCACTCAGCTCGATCCCAAAGAAACCACACTTCACTCCTGGGAACAGTTCGATTCTCTGATGCATACAGATCCGCTGGTGCAGTCAGTGCAGATGGGAGCGATTCAACGCAATCCTTTTGAGGTGAATCGGGACCAGTTCTCGCCCCCCATTCTGTTTGCCGAAGAGCCGGTTGAAACCGAACCCAAACCGGTTCAGATGGAGAAACAGGAACCGGAAATCAAGGCACTGCCCGACGAGATCGTCCTGACGACTACGATCATCGGTAAATTTCGCAAGGCGGCGATGATCAACAAAAAACTGTATTACGAAGGTAAGCCATTCCAGTATGACAATGTGACCTACGTTCTGGAACGGGTCGCAGACCGGAGTGTGATTTTGCGGCAGGGCGATCAGACATTTGAATTAAAAATTCAAAACGATCCTTCCGCATTTATTAAATTTGAATAATCAGACGGTTCGCATCACAGGCTGATTCTCAACTGATTCGAACGATCACGGATGATGGTCGAAACATGAAACGACAATTTTTTATACCGGCTTTCTGGGCAATGCTGACAGGTCTCTCGCTGCTGTTAATCGCAGCCATGACCGACGTCAAAACACCAGAGTCCCTGTTTATCTCACCCCACCATGCGCGGACTGCGCGCAGTGCGGCACCACAGCAACAGGTCCCCACATATCAAGAGCCTCTGCTTGAGGCTTCAGTTAAAGCATCTGATTCCACGGTAGAACCTCAGCCCGCGCCTGCGCAGCAAGTCGTTGTGACAGCACAACCTGAACGGCAGCCTGAAATTAAAACTGTGGCCCGTACCGTGCAGGCGACACCGGTGCCACAGCATGTCTCGCCTGAAGTCAAAACTGCAGCGACCGCATCTCGAACCGTACAGACGCGGACGCTTGTCGATCCCACACTGGAAGAGCCGAGCGAAACTCCAGCCACACCAGAGCGTTCCCGCTCAATTCAGTTTCATCTGGCCGAGGACACACAGCCTGAACCCGTGGATCCCATGGACAGGAAAATGGAAATGCGGCTTGCCAGCCTGACCCGTCAGGTTGATCGGCTGACCAATCTGCAGTTGGAAGTCCAGCAGCAGTCTAAAATGGAACTGGCACAGAATACGGATCGTCTGGAACAGGCGACCAAGCTCCTGCAACAGATGCAGCAGATGAATCAGCTGCGCGATCTCGAACGAAAACTGGATGGGATGCAGGGCAAAGCCGACGCTGCTGCACAGCCGAAAACTCCTGCTCCGGAGGCCACGGCACCCCAGGCTCCCGCTGCCAGCGAGACCAGTGCCCCTGCCGATTCCAAAACGAAAAAAGAGCCGGTCCTGAAAGTCAGCCCCGATAAGGGAGCCGGGGAAACTTTCTCCCTGCAGATCCAGGATGCGGAAATCATGCAGGTTCTGGACATGCTGGGCGAACTCTCGGGCATGAATATCCTGGCCGGGCAGAGCGTTTCAGGGACAATCACAGCGAACCTCAAGAATGTCACGCCGCTGCAGGCCCTGGATGCCATCCTGCGTTCGCGCGATCTGACATCAGAAAAAGAAGGGGAATTCATCTACGTGATGACCCAGGCTCAGCTGGAACAGAAGAAGAAGTCGAGCCGGAAAGTTGTCACCAAGCTCTATACTCCGTTTTACATCAGTGCCAAAGAATTACAGCAGCTGATCACGCCGATCCTGACGGAAAACGTGGGGATTGTCTCGCTGACCACACCCAGTGAAGTCGGGATTTCTCCCGATGAAACGAGTGCCGGCGGTGACTCGTTCGCTCAAAACGATTCCATTCTGGTTCGCGATTATCCTGAGATCCTGGAAGAGGTCGATCGCCTGCTGGAAAAAATGGATGTGCCTCCGTTGCAGGTGGTGATTGAAGCGATGATTCTGAACGTCACGCTGAATGATGACATGCGGTTTGGCGTGAACTTCGCCATGCTCAGTGGGAATAACAAGAGCCTGCTCGTTGATGGTAACGGTCAGACATTGAACGCTGCCAGCGGTTTTCCGGGGTCAGGCAGTTCGTCGATCGTCCCGCCAACCGGTCAGTTTGTGGCTGACCTGGCAGGATTGAAATACGGGTTCCTGCACGGCGACATCAGCGGTTTTATCGAAGCACTGGAAGACATCACGGAAACCAACCTGATCGCCTCTCCTCAGCTGCGAGCATTGAATAAGCAGAAAGCGGAACTGATTATCGGTGATCGCATCAGTTATTCCACGGTCACCCAGAACGGCAATACTTCAATTCAGAACGTGAACTTTCTGGATTCCGGTATCGTGCTTAACCTGCGGCCTTTTATTACTCCCGATGGACAGATTCGGATGGAAATTCATCCGGAACGCAGCTCGGCGACCATTAACTCTTCGACGAATTTACCCGACCTGAAGACTACTGAAGTCACCACGAACGTCATGGTCCGCGACGGGAATACGGTTGTCATCGGGGGACTGATTGAAGAACGTGTCTCCGATACCAAAAACCAGGTTCCACTCTTAGGTGCGATTCCCGTGATCGGGAATGCGTTTCGCCAGCAGCGGGAAATTACGACCCGTTCCGAGCTGATCGTGCTGATCACACCGCGGATCGTACATCCTGAAGAGGCCAATGCTGAAGGTCAGGCCGAGAGATACGAGGGTGCAGAGCGGATTGATAACTTCAAGAAGAGCTTCCTGCCGATCAACCAGGTACGAATTGTCCAGATGCATATCAAGCTGGCCAGGAAATACCTGCGGATTGGAAACCTGCCTAAAGCCAAAGAGCACATCAAAATTGCTGTCCGCCTGGATAAGAACAATACCGAAGCAATTCAGTTGAAGAAGTACATCGAAGATGCACTGATCAACCGCAACCGCCAGATGATCGGACTGCCTCCACTGTCTGGTCCCCAGATGCCGGCTCCGGTCGTGGAGGAGGTGCCCTGAGCATGCTGCGGAATCTCTGTTGCATCGCCTGTGCGTTGGTCTGGCTGATCTGTTGCGGCTGTCAGGCGGTGCCGATTTCCACGCTGTCGCAGATGTCAGGTGAGGCACTGCAAGGGGAAACCATACCACAGACCTCAGAGGCTTCCTCACGGACCGAGCGGACATCTCCCTTCAATGAACGGGCGAATCAGCTCGTAGATCAGGCATTACAGCATTACTCCCAGGGAGAACTGCAGCAGGCCCGGTCGCTGCTCGCCTCGGCACGGGAAATAGATCCCGGTCATATCGGGACGTTTGAAATCGAGGCCCAGCTCTCCTACGACATGGGGGACCGGAAACAGTTTCTGCAGTCGCTCCGGGCGATTCGCGCTGCGAGTCCTCAAGACGCCGCCAAACAGAGTGCCATCGGAACCCTGTTTTTTCAGGCCGGCCAGACCCAGGAAGGCATCGCCTGCCTGAAGCGAGCCATCGCGTTGAAACCGCATGAAGAAAACTACTCATTGAAACTGGCGGCTTTTCTGGAGCAGACCAGCCGCACCGATGAGGCTCATGAAGTTCTGTTACGGGCCCTGCATACGACACCGGGCAGCAAACGACTGCCCATCGCCCTGGGTCGCGTCTGTGAGGTCAATCAGCAGTGGTCCGAAGCCAGCGTGTATTATGCGATGGTGATCAATCATCTGCCCGAAAACCACGTCTGGCGAAAACACCGCGCCCGCTGTCTGTATCACGCCGGCAAGTACCAGGAAGCTTTTGAACAGTTCTCCATTTGCCAGGAAGCAGACCGGGAACTGCTGTCGCTTTCGGAAAAAATCGCCTTTGGCGACACAGCGCTGCGGCTGGGAGATCTGGAAAAGGCGCAACAACTGTTCGATGAAATTTCTGCCGCCCATCAGCACCAGTTACTCCACGTAGAGGTATTGCGCGGGTTATGCGCAATCAACCGGGGCCAGACAACTGATGCGAAAGCCATCATCGCTACAGCCCGTAAAAAATGGCCCGCTGATCCTACGCTGTTAGAGGTCGCGGCCCTGCTCCCTGCGCAACAGACGGCGGTAAGGTAATCACCTGAACTGCGTATTTTTGCGCAAGATTCATTTGCCCAGCGCAAACTCGCTCCCGAAATTGGACAACCCCGATTTCGTAACCTAGATTTAGAGTGGTGATTTAAGATCACTTCTTAATTGGTGGAGTGCGCTCTGTAGTACTCCAATCTGGATTCGAAACAGGGTATTTCATTTTCAGCAGTGTCGTTAATCTGCTGAGAAGGTGTTCGGCGATGACAAGTTATGGCAAATACTGGGTTCTGGTGGTACTGCTGCTCTTCATGAGTTGTGTAGATAACCTCCTGGTAACCAGCCAGTTAGCTTCTCCCATGCTGGCGCTGGCCGCCTCGCTGGTGGCTTCACTCGTCGGTTGGGCCTGGCTGGTGAAATCCCTGCAGAAAGACCGCGATCAGATCAGTGCCTGTCTGCGGAATCCCGAATTACTGCGTCCGGAACTGAAGCAGAAGAACTTCTTCGGAAAGCTGTTCGCGGAAGCGATTCAGAAGATTGAAGAATCCGATACCGAACTCGTATCGACCACACAGGTTAAGACGATGTTAAAAGCCCGTCTGAATGCCCTCTCGAAGAAAGAGGCTCTGATGGAATCGGTACTGGATCACCTGGAGACCGGGGTACTTGTCTTCGACGCACAACACACGCTGGAGTTTTCGAATCAGGCCGCATCGAAGTTCGTGATACCCGAAGCGGACCGCACGCAGAACAACAGTGAATCCGGCCTCGCACTCAATAAGGCCCTCAGCAGCGATGTGGTGATTCCCGAAATCGCCAGCCTGCTCACTAAAACCATTGAACGCAAAAATGCCACGTTAAGCCGCCGCAGCGAGTTCCAGTTAACGGGACTCGATTTCCAGTCTCATTTCCGCGCCATCGCAACAAACCTGTTCGATGAAAATCAGGCGCTGCTGGGAACCATAATCGTGGTGGAAAACATCGGCGAAGAAAATAATGAGAAGGAACGGCACGCCGAGTTTGTGTCGTCGGTCGCTCACGAGTTGAAAACACCGATGGCCGGGATCAAGGCTTATATCGAGATGCTGCTGGACGGTGACTGCGAAGAGGACGAAGCCGAAGAACTGTATGGCTTCATCAACGAACAGATTGACCGTCTGACTCGACTGGTCAACAGCATGCTGAATCTGGCCCGCATTGAAAGTGGTGTCGTAGAAATCAAACGGCACGACTGCGAGCTGAATGACATTCTCAAATCCGCCGCAGATGTCATTTCGCCCAATGCCGGTGAAAAAGACATTACGTTTACCTCCGAACTGAGCGATCTCTATCTGCCCGTGCACGTCGATAGAGACATGCTGGGCCAGGCGATCATCAACC
This Gimesia chilikensis DNA region includes the following protein-coding sequences:
- a CDS encoding tetratricopeptide repeat protein, translating into MLRNLCCIACALVWLICCGCQAVPISTLSQMSGEALQGETIPQTSEASSRTERTSPFNERANQLVDQALQHYSQGELQQARSLLASAREIDPGHIGTFEIEAQLSYDMGDRKQFLQSLRAIRAASPQDAAKQSAIGTLFFQAGQTQEGIACLKRAIALKPHEENYSLKLAAFLEQTSRTDEAHEVLLRALHTTPGSKRLPIALGRVCEVNQQWSEASVYYAMVINHLPENHVWRKHRARCLYHAGKYQEAFEQFSICQEADRELLSLSEKIAFGDTALRLGDLEKAQQLFDEISAAHQHQLLHVEVLRGLCAINRGQTTDAKAIIATARKKWPADPTLLEVAALLPAQQTAVR
- a CDS encoding PilN domain-containing protein — protein: MIPEIDFLPASYREVRRRHRNRIWRRSIVVIFLTLVTLSTVRQREIQHELQSKKETLEKHIQQMHEQLQDPARLTQQIELADVRADLLAGLLLDESPAQLLAITSHSLPEYVSLNEFQFLFEKVAGKEKPTNVKQKKAPENVVPEKLDLEKLKQHRTDEQLVLLVQGIAPDHLSISDYMSNLDRLGVFKAIDLIQSNETMFEGETMRQFRLRIVVKAPGMFLPPLDHRLTAGLDHPLTGGYGHE
- the pilO gene encoding type IV pilus inner membrane component PilO → MNEKLRRDSLITIISLAVVVALFTFVIYLPGLKSKQQLNKQIASIQEQIRAIPTKVEQLEQLQEELQQREAFINRMKKHIPTDKDTHRVLQRVAQLANSSSLTVSSLNPGEPVPYATYLRQPFTVNVSGPYKGLIQFLNGLDTDSRLFTVSNLMLTSQYGENTGLVKGTVELSVYVLRDTESDFSDFKENRVSRSFLSTDKR
- a CDS encoding sensor histidine kinase, which produces MTSYGKYWVLVVLLLFMSCVDNLLVTSQLASPMLALAASLVASLVGWAWLVKSLQKDRDQISACLRNPELLRPELKQKNFFGKLFAEAIQKIEESDTELVSTTQVKTMLKARLNALSKKEALMESVLDHLETGVLVFDAQHTLEFSNQAASKFVIPEADRTQNNSESGLALNKALSSDVVIPEIASLLTKTIERKNATLSRRSEFQLTGLDFQSHFRAIATNLFDENQALLGTIIVVENIGEENNEKERHAEFVSSVAHELKTPMAGIKAYIEMLLDGDCEEDEAEELYGFINEQIDRLTRLVNSMLNLARIESGVVEIKRHDCELNDILKSAADVISPNAGEKDITFTSELSDLYLPVHVDRDMLGQAIINLLSNAVKYTPHGHEVRLRSRMEDNTAVIEVRDTGMGIPQNSLPHIFDRFYRVPENNRSAAGTGLGLALVHFIVTNVHNGSISVQSVVNKGTCFTVTIPLGHKEQKKKKQLAPPVTI
- a CDS encoding pilus assembly FimT family protein, with protein sequence MQCTRPRILRTVQNQCGRAGFTLVELLIVVVLISILASVSLLSIDSSTSHSLETTARMLVADLRLARNHAIQFNSEYTVEFDLNTQTYEIVHSGAGTAPVPENSLAGSTADKTKYIQSVQKDTLNLPDRVVISQIYLKTSDTEVRDLAFGAMGGTGPGRSEDTMLVISTTRNGTTFSIPITVSWITGQAWADEIQTN
- the pilM gene encoding pilus assembly protein PilM, which codes for MISLPRSQYTPIGLQLGPSSATLVQLTGPKQNRVVHAIAQEQFDLDDRLTADERDTKIAAELRRILVDHHFKGRRVISCLGSQELFIQNVRLPQLPTEEIAKVVAWEAEERLPYPVTEAEIRHLPAGQVRQESNTKQEVILLACHNGILERHLNLLEQAGLTAEAIDVEPSATLRCFHDEKRELQLNSVSCYLNFGDAATTVIFADQQNVLFLKYIMQGSNHLDRAVADNLDLPLTEAIRLRKIVTNSPTLDASDELHRSVIDSIRSLLESISTEVENCLRYYKVTFRGKKLDQLVVTGNESSPWLIDFLSERLNTDCRMGNPFERLKSWPTSTSILERPGRWSTAMGLAMKESSDK